In Elusimicrobiota bacterium, one genomic interval encodes:
- a CDS encoding FAD:protein FMN transferase, which translates to MQVKRSRARPLMGTLVAVWAEGETSAVTAGISRALAAVERVEKRMSYFDPESDVSRLNREAHRCSVLVHPQTFKVLREAQRLFRLSQGVFDVTVGQVLAREGFLPPLVGAIPRGRHSFGDVRMGPGFRVRFRRPLWIDLGGIAKGFAVDQALSALRRSGVKRGGVNAGGDLAFFSDRPEKFWVRHPCQISKMISLGQGRAGAVASSAPTYSARGVGGGRVSSPYVFRGQSVTSQKSVTVVARRALWADALTKVVLLAPDQAGPLLRRFRAEAFVFSSKEKSNGQ; encoded by the coding sequence GTGCAAGTTAAAAGGTCCCGCGCGCGACCTCTGATGGGGACCTTGGTGGCGGTGTGGGCGGAAGGGGAGACTTCAGCGGTGACGGCAGGGATTTCGCGCGCGTTAGCGGCGGTGGAACGGGTGGAGAAGCGGATGAGTTATTTTGACCCGGAGAGCGATGTGTCCCGTCTCAATCGGGAGGCCCATCGGTGTTCCGTTCTGGTTCACCCCCAAACGTTTAAGGTCCTCCGTGAGGCGCAACGGTTGTTCCGTTTGTCCCAGGGCGTTTTTGATGTGACGGTCGGACAGGTTTTGGCACGGGAGGGGTTCCTTCCACCTCTTGTCGGCGCGATTCCTAGGGGGAGACATTCCTTTGGGGATGTCCGGATGGGGCCGGGGTTCCGCGTTCGGTTTCGACGGCCCCTTTGGATCGATTTAGGAGGCATCGCCAAGGGGTTTGCGGTGGATCAGGCACTGTCGGCCCTTCGTCGATCCGGGGTCAAAAGGGGGGGCGTCAACGCGGGAGGAGATTTGGCTTTTTTTTCGGATCGACCGGAAAAATTTTGGGTTCGTCACCCGTGCCAAATCAGTAAAATGATTTCCCTGGGGCAGGGCCGGGCGGGGGCCGTGGCCAGTTCCGCTCCCACGTATTCTGCACGGGGTGTCGGGGGCGGTCGGGTTTCTTCCCCCTATGTGTTTCGCGGGCAATCGGTCACGTCTCAAAAAAGTGTAACGGTGGTCGCGCGGCGGGCCCTGTGGGCAGATGCTCTTACGAAAGTGGTCCTCTTGGCCCCGGATCAAGCGGGACCCCTGTTGCGTCGATTTCGGGCCGAGGCATTCGTTTTTTCATCAAAGGAGAAATCCAATGGTCAATAA
- a CDS encoding redoxin domain-containing protein: MIPPSARRSLWVFPLALGAVVWTACGSNSGGQSSDSFSQTAAPVAGDFGKNPAPGFSLQDTNGKTVSLADFKGKVVFLDFWATWCPPCRISMPDVEKLHRHFQGKPVQVLGLNLDENPEKVKRFVEQKKIPYPVLLAGDSDVARSYGVGGIPHFVLIDQDGRLVNDWSGYAPEFAGNWRALINQLLGA; encoded by the coding sequence GTGATTCCTCCGTCCGCCCGGCGTTCCCTTTGGGTATTCCCCTTAGCGCTCGGGGCTGTTGTGTGGACGGCCTGCGGTTCGAATTCGGGGGGCCAATCGTCGGACTCTTTTTCCCAGACCGCGGCACCTGTTGCGGGCGATTTTGGGAAAAACCCGGCGCCAGGGTTTTCCCTTCAGGACACGAATGGAAAAACGGTGTCCCTGGCGGATTTTAAGGGGAAGGTGGTCTTCTTGGATTTTTGGGCCACCTGGTGCCCTCCCTGTCGGATTTCCATGCCGGATGTGGAAAAGCTCCACCGCCATTTCCAAGGGAAACCGGTTCAAGTTTTGGGGTTGAATCTGGACGAAAACCCTGAAAAGGTAAAACGGTTTGTCGAACAGAAAAAAATCCCCTACCCGGTTCTCTTAGCGGGGGATTCCGATGTGGCTCGTTCTTACGGGGTGGGCGGAATTCCGCATTTTGTGTTAATCGACCAGGACGGACGTCTTGTGAACGATTGGTCCGGTTACGCCCCGGAATTCGCCGGGAATTGGCGCGCCCTGATTAACCAACTCTTAGGGGCCTAA
- the trxA gene encoding thioredoxin, with the protein MELQLTDATFEKDVLKATQPVLVDFWAPWCGPCRMLGPIVEEIAKEYAGKVVVGKMNTDDNPNVASKFNISAIPSMLFFKDGKVVEQMVGVHSKKDIIAKIDGLLK; encoded by the coding sequence ATGGAACTGCAATTAACCGATGCGACTTTTGAAAAAGATGTGTTAAAAGCCACCCAGCCCGTGCTCGTGGATTTTTGGGCACCCTGGTGCGGTCCCTGCCGCATGTTGGGTCCGATCGTTGAAGAAATTGCCAAGGAATACGCCGGGAAGGTCGTTGTTGGAAAAATGAACACGGACGATAACCCGAACGTGGCGTCTAAATTCAATATCTCCGCGATCCCCTCCATGCTGTTCTTCAAAGACGGCAAGGTGGTTGAACAAATGGTGGGTGTGCATTCAAAGAAAGACATCATCGCCAAAATTGACGGGTTGCTGAAATAA